The following proteins come from a genomic window of Thermodesulfobacteriota bacterium:
- a CDS encoding saccharopine dehydrogenase family protein: MKVLILGAGLVGGPMAIDLAKDAEFNVTLADINSDSLNKIGAKHNISTIQKDLSDSTSIPEMAKDFDMVLNAMPGFMGYSTLKAIIESGKDVVDIAFSPEDPFTLDELAKKNSVTAIMDCGVAPGMSNVLIGYVDHLLDKTETALIYVGGLPEVREWPYEYKAVFSPIDVIEEYTRPARYVENGNLVVRPALSDAEYLDFPQIGTLEAFNSDGLRTLAKTIDAANMKEKTLRYPGHVEKMAVLRETGFFNKEEIDIKGTRISPLEFTAKLLFPQWQLKEGESDITVMRVIVEGTKDGEKLRYTYDLFDRLDKETNTHSMARTTGYTATMAIRMLAKGLYPQKGISPPEFIGRKPECVRFILKGLEDRGIFYKESIESLTT; encoded by the coding sequence TTGAAAGTATTAATCCTTGGCGCCGGTTTGGTGGGGGGTCCCATGGCAATCGATTTAGCCAAAGATGCGGAATTCAATGTAACCCTTGCCGATATAAATAGCGATTCTTTGAATAAAATTGGTGCGAAACACAATATATCCACCATTCAAAAGGATCTGTCGGATTCAACCAGTATACCGGAAATGGCTAAAGATTTTGATATGGTTTTAAATGCCATGCCCGGGTTCATGGGATACAGCACCTTAAAAGCGATCATTGAATCGGGTAAAGACGTGGTAGATATTGCCTTTTCCCCGGAAGATCCCTTTACCCTGGATGAACTTGCTAAAAAAAATAGTGTGACCGCGATAATGGACTGCGGTGTAGCGCCGGGAATGAGCAATGTACTGATCGGATATGTTGATCATTTATTGGATAAAACAGAAACGGCATTGATTTACGTGGGTGGGCTGCCTGAGGTTCGGGAATGGCCCTATGAATATAAAGCCGTTTTTTCACCCATCGATGTGATCGAAGAATATACACGTCCAGCTCGTTATGTTGAAAATGGAAACTTAGTTGTTCGTCCGGCATTATCGGATGCTGAATATTTGGACTTTCCCCAAATAGGAACCTTGGAAGCGTTTAACAGTGATGGTTTGCGCACCCTGGCCAAAACCATCGATGCGGCAAATATGAAGGAGAAAACCCTGCGTTATCCCGGTCATGTTGAAAAAATGGCGGTTTTAAGGGAAACCGGATTTTTTAATAAAGAAGAAATAGATATAAAAGGTACAAGAATTTCACCCCTGGAGTTTACCGCAAAATTATTATTTCCCCAATGGCAGTTAAAGGAGGGAGAATCTGATATTACGGTAATGAGAGTAATCGTTGAAGGAACCAAAGATGGTGAAAAATTAAGATATACCTATGATCTGTTTGATCGACTGGATAAGGAAACAAACACACATTCCATGGCAAGAACCACCGGATATACGGCAACCATGGCAATAAGAATGCTCGCCAAAGGACTGTATCCCCAAAAAGGTATATCTCCCCCGGAATTTATTGGAAGAAAACCGGAGTGTGTCAGGTTTATATTAAAAGGATTGGAAGATCGTGGTATATTTTATAAGGAAAGTATAGAAAGCTTAACTACTTGA
- a CDS encoding amino acid ABC transporter ATP-binding protein has translation MIDVQNISKTFHVPHEVKALVDVSVKIKAGEVVAAIGPSGSGKSTFLRCLNRLETADYGKIFVDGVDIFSKKTNINSVRAEMGMVFQSFNLFPHKTVLENVTLAQRIVRKRSKTEAKEKAMVLLDKVGIGDKAKVYPDQLSGGQQQRVAIARALAMDPKVMLFDEPTSALDPEMIGEVLDVMKNLAKEGMTMVCVTHEMGFAREVCDSVIFMDEGAIVEIGTPEHFFKNPEHERTKLFLGQIL, from the coding sequence TTGATTGACGTACAAAATATATCTAAAACATTCCATGTTCCCCATGAGGTCAAAGCACTCGTGGATGTTTCAGTGAAAATCAAAGCCGGTGAGGTGGTGGCTGCAATCGGGCCGTCAGGATCAGGTAAAAGCACCTTTTTAAGATGTTTGAACCGCCTGGAAACAGCGGATTATGGTAAAATATTCGTTGATGGTGTCGATATTTTCAGTAAAAAAACAAACATTAATTCAGTCCGTGCGGAAATGGGTATGGTATTTCAGTCCTTTAACCTGTTCCCCCATAAAACGGTTTTAGAAAATGTAACCCTTGCACAACGTATTGTCCGTAAACGCTCAAAAACGGAAGCCAAAGAAAAAGCCATGGTTTTGCTGGATAAAGTCGGTATTGGCGATAAAGCCAAAGTCTATCCTGATCAGCTTTCCGGCGGACAGCAGCAGCGGGTTGCCATCGCCCGCGCACTGGCCATGGATCCAAAGGTAATGCTTTTTGACGAACCGACATCCGCCCTGGATCCGGAGATGATCGGTGAAGTTCTTGATGTCATGAAAAACCTGGCAAAAGAGGGAATGACTATGGTTTGTGTCACTCATGAAATGGGATTTGCCAGGGAAGTGTGTGATTCTGTCATTTTCATGGATGAAGGGGCGATTGTGGAAATCGGCACACCGGAGCATTTTTTCAAAAACCCGGAACATGAAAGAACAAAACTTTTTTTAGGCCAGATACTTTAG
- a CDS encoding amino acid ABC transporter permease, with the protein MENHISAGLFLTHPKTNRIINHTMDPQTNIDRLSQPVKFYVSVAVFVLVIISIMITFWYATVLIEYQWRWYQLPKYIIYKADVKILAESDGEVDEIKIKGDQADIVVTYEKGKETYTVPLKSYDIDEGDMISEGEVIAEYQGGYRPGVMLIGLWITLKVSIYSTIFGIILGLVGGIMRVSKNFALKWLAIVYVELIRGSPLLVQIFLWYFVIGTLINQLLAKFGYKNVDPIFWGVAALSVFTGAYVVEIVRAGIESIHFGQKEAARSLGMSYLQCMRHVILPPAIKRILPPLAGQFINLIKDSSLIGIIGIRELLRSGREVIITNLTPFEIFTTVAVLYLILTFSLSMFVQYLERRGATN; encoded by the coding sequence GTGGAAAATCATATTTCTGCCGGCCTGTTTTTAACCCACCCAAAAACCAACAGGATTATTAATCATACCATGGACCCACAAACCAATATTGACCGTTTAAGCCAACCGGTAAAATTCTATGTTTCAGTGGCCGTTTTTGTTTTGGTCATTATTTCAATCATGATTACATTCTGGTACGCCACAGTTCTAATAGAGTATCAGTGGCGCTGGTACCAACTTCCCAAGTATATTATTTATAAAGCGGATGTTAAAATTCTGGCCGAATCGGACGGGGAAGTGGATGAAATAAAAATCAAGGGTGACCAAGCCGATATCGTTGTTACCTATGAAAAGGGGAAAGAAACATATACAGTCCCGTTGAAATCCTATGATATTGATGAAGGAGATATGATTTCAGAAGGTGAGGTCATCGCTGAATATCAGGGTGGATATAGACCGGGTGTGATGTTGATCGGACTTTGGATCACTCTGAAGGTCAGCATATACTCGACTATTTTTGGTATCATCCTGGGTCTGGTCGGTGGCATCATGCGGGTATCAAAAAACTTCGCCTTGAAATGGTTGGCTATCGTGTATGTTGAACTAATCCGCGGGTCACCGCTCCTGGTTCAGATATTTCTATGGTATTTTGTGATTGGTACATTGATCAACCAGTTGTTGGCAAAGTTTGGATATAAAAACGTAGATCCAATTTTCTGGGGGGTCGCCGCCCTTTCGGTGTTCACCGGGGCTTATGTGGTGGAGATCGTCCGCGCGGGAATCGAATCGATACATTTTGGACAGAAAGAAGCCGCCCGATCGCTGGGCATGTCCTATTTGCAGTGCATGCGGCACGTGATACTCCCTCCGGCAATCAAACGTATCCTTCCTCCTCTGGCGGGACAGTTCATTAATTTAATCAAAGACTCTTCTTTAATTGGCATTATAGGCATCAGAGAACTGCTCAGGTCAGGCCGAGAGGTCATTATTACCAACCTGACACCTTTTGAAATATTCACGACCGTTGCAGTGTTATACCTCATATTAACTTTTTCACTCTCCATGTTCGTGCAGTACCTGGAAAGAAGGGGGGCGACAAATTGA
- a CDS encoding transporter substrate-binding domain-containing protein, which yields MKKSLVIGLAVSILFSFCICLPAIGADLNLAKKSTIEKILKRGELRVGFESGYMPFEMTNKKGKFMGFDIDMAKALAKSMGVKFVPVNTQWDGIIASLMTDKFDVIIGGMTITQKRNLQICFSDPYIVIGQTILVNNRNKGKVKSYKDLNHKKYVVTGHLGTTGEEAIKKYIPKATYKGFESQTEAALEVLNGNADAIVYDLPFCAATYEMQGKGKVFFLDKPFTFEPLAMAINRGDPDFLNFLNGFIRQYKNDGRWQRAYDKWLANTDWKKDVKK from the coding sequence ATGAAGAAAAGTTTAGTAATTGGTTTGGCGGTAAGCATTTTATTTTCTTTTTGTATTTGCCTGCCTGCAATTGGGGCGGATCTTAATCTGGCAAAAAAATCAACCATTGAAAAAATTCTTAAAAGAGGCGAACTTCGCGTAGGATTTGAATCCGGCTACATGCCTTTTGAAATGACGAATAAAAAAGGTAAATTTATGGGATTTGACATTGATATGGCCAAAGCGCTGGCCAAATCGATGGGCGTAAAATTCGTACCGGTCAATACCCAATGGGACGGTATTATCGCGAGCCTCATGACTGATAAATTCGATGTGATTATCGGCGGAATGACCATCACCCAGAAGAGAAACCTTCAGATATGCTTTTCCGATCCTTACATCGTGATCGGCCAGACCATTCTGGTAAACAACAGAAATAAAGGAAAAGTCAAATCCTACAAAGACCTGAACCATAAAAAATATGTGGTCACCGGCCATCTCGGTACCACCGGGGAAGAAGCCATAAAAAAATATATCCCCAAAGCAACCTATAAGGGATTTGAGTCCCAGACAGAAGCCGCCCTGGAAGTCCTCAACGGCAATGCGGACGCAATCGTATATGACCTCCCCTTTTGCGCCGCCACCTATGAAATGCAGGGTAAAGGGAAAGTCTTCTTCCTGGACAAACCGTTTACTTTCGAACCCCTTGCAATGGCAATCAACAGGGGTGATCCGGACTTCTTGAATTTCTTAAACGGTTTTATCCGCCAGTATAAAAATGACGGCAGATGGCAAAGGGCCTATGATAAATGGCTTGCCAACACCGACTGGAAAAAAGACGTAAAAAAATAG
- a CDS encoding 6-phosphofructokinase, whose protein sequence is MPDKTISIEKLLNHAKVKRVTDNINREIMERRESIPPKCGVFSQKYTMLSEDFDYNFDISQEAKQSLPKIIANKVQNIVGIDSPDESFKQEYCKKRNIGLVFSGGPAPGGHNVIAGLYDAAKKANGDSKVFGFWLGPDGIIENETVELTGNMVNDYRNLGGFGMIKTGRTKIDTDEKMTLSKETCKQLDLDALVIVGGDDSNTNAAFLAQEMFEDGVQVIGVPKTIDGDIQVRDAGEKVLCAMSFGFHTAARSFANSIGNLCTDCSSDVKYWHICKVMGRVASHLALEVALQTHANMTLIGEDLADYTDKDRIKRAKNQNTVDYTAYGMTLRHLSRTICNGIVRRATVGKNYGVIVIPEGVLEFINEIQVFIIKLNTIIAEYNRSHDTHFHSHFPLLKDKLEYLRGLARRSREDESFTVWNTRDDDLFNDIPTFFQEGLLTERDSHGNFQFSLVETDKVIMGLVKDYLNTLKEQGIYKIGIKNSYFKKTLQQQGLDPNSFGPCLFKNYPDADFLLVKAEIISIKTLKQALAEGGIIKKNEKIPLSVEKIYKKSVPNFKTQTHFYGYDGRGNDPTRFDCNYTYNLGLTVFSLIANKATGQMAAIKNLELDFSRWEPLGIPIAPLMHLEERKGKLALVLEKSIVDINSNSFRIVKALREKWLAAEPGEDNYRRPGPIRFTGKSEEDRPITLELNAL, encoded by the coding sequence ATGCCTGATAAAACAATAAGCATTGAAAAACTTTTGAATCATGCAAAAGTTAAAAGGGTAACCGATAATATCAATCGGGAAATCATGGAAAGAAGGGAAAGTATTCCACCCAAGTGTGGTGTCTTCTCCCAAAAATATACCATGTTAAGCGAAGATTTTGACTACAATTTTGATATCAGTCAAGAGGCCAAACAAAGCCTGCCAAAAATTATCGCCAATAAGGTCCAAAATATTGTGGGTATTGATTCTCCGGACGAATCTTTCAAACAAGAATACTGCAAGAAACGGAATATCGGTCTTGTATTTTCCGGCGGGCCTGCACCAGGAGGTCATAATGTGATTGCAGGGCTTTATGATGCCGCAAAAAAAGCCAACGGAGATTCAAAGGTATTCGGCTTTTGGCTTGGGCCTGACGGGATCATTGAAAACGAGACCGTTGAACTGACCGGCAATATGGTGAATGATTATAGAAACCTGGGCGGTTTTGGTATGATCAAGACCGGCCGGACCAAAATCGATACGGATGAGAAAATGACACTCTCCAAGGAGACCTGCAAACAGCTTGACCTTGATGCGCTGGTAATTGTGGGGGGAGACGATTCAAATACAAATGCGGCATTTCTCGCTCAGGAGATGTTTGAAGACGGTGTCCAGGTGATTGGTGTTCCCAAAACCATTGACGGTGATATCCAGGTCAGAGACGCCGGCGAGAAAGTTTTATGTGCCATGTCCTTTGGCTTTCACACCGCAGCCCGGTCTTTTGCCAATTCGATAGGAAATCTGTGCACGGATTGCAGTTCTGATGTCAAATACTGGCATATCTGCAAAGTCATGGGACGGGTGGCAAGTCATCTGGCGCTTGAGGTTGCCCTGCAGACCCATGCGAATATGACCCTTATCGGGGAAGACCTGGCCGACTATACCGATAAAGACAGAATTAAACGGGCAAAAAACCAAAACACCGTGGACTATACCGCATACGGTATGACACTACGGCATCTTTCCCGCACGATATGTAACGGAATTGTCAGGCGTGCGACGGTGGGTAAAAATTACGGCGTCATTGTCATACCCGAGGGCGTACTGGAATTTATAAACGAAATCCAGGTTTTTATTATCAAGCTAAATACAATTATCGCGGAATATAACAGATCCCATGATACTCATTTTCATTCACACTTCCCCCTGCTTAAGGACAAACTGGAGTACCTGAGAGGACTTGCCCGACGTTCACGGGAGGATGAATCATTTACGGTATGGAACACCCGGGATGACGACCTGTTTAATGATATCCCCACATTTTTTCAGGAAGGGCTTCTTACGGAAAGGGACAGCCATGGAAATTTTCAGTTTTCGCTGGTTGAAACCGATAAAGTCATTATGGGTCTGGTCAAGGATTACCTCAATACTTTAAAGGAACAAGGAATTTACAAAATAGGAATTAAAAATTCCTATTTCAAAAAGACTCTTCAACAACAAGGACTCGATCCAAATTCGTTTGGCCCGTGCTTATTCAAGAATTACCCTGATGCTGATTTTCTACTGGTCAAAGCGGAAATCATATCCATCAAAACCCTTAAACAGGCCCTCGCGGAGGGGGGTATAATAAAGAAAAACGAAAAAATTCCGCTTTCGGTGGAAAAAATTTATAAAAAATCGGTCCCAAACTTCAAAACTCAAACCCATTTTTACGGCTACGATGGCAGGGGAAACGATCCCACCCGGTTTGACTGCAATTACACCTACAATCTGGGACTGACCGTATTCAGTTTAATCGCTAACAAAGCCACCGGTCAGATGGCTGCCATTAAGAATTTAGAGCTTGATTTTTCAAGGTGGGAACCGTTGGGAATACCGATTGCACCTCTGATGCATCTGGAGGAAAGAAAGGGAAAGCTGGCACTGGTGCTGGAAAAAAGTATTGTGGATATTAATTCGAATTCTTTCAGAATTGTGAAGGCTTTAAGAGAAAAATGGCTTGCCGCGGAGCCGGGGGAGGACAACTACAGAAGGCCGGGTCCGATACGCTTTACCGGAAAAAGCGAGGAGGATAGACCGATTACTCTTGAGTTGAATGCCCTTTAG
- a CDS encoding FecR family protein: MVKKIFYLVVVSALFFTVSAIATPVFGLEQIRVTWQKGEASIGLTEKGPWHALTSGMPVAAGSFIKTGKDGMVELTMPDRSVVRLASDTLFKVNQALFPKDKLRRFSSRLFMGKMWAKVTAVFKGRRGTFNTSTPTAVAGVRGTTYNLTAGADNSTEIKVYEGQVGVGPPLIVEGGPKEEMAWPRQVSEEKWDEIILGKLQKLYIGPDGKPGKPVSFDPLEEKDEWVMLNQGRDALIR; encoded by the coding sequence GTGGTTAAAAAGATTTTTTATCTAGTTGTGGTTTCAGCATTATTTTTTACAGTTTCGGCCATAGCCACGCCGGTCTTCGGTTTGGAGCAGATCCGGGTGACCTGGCAAAAAGGCGAGGCATCCATCGGTTTAACTGAAAAAGGGCCCTGGCATGCGTTAACATCCGGTATGCCGGTTGCAGCCGGTAGCTTTATCAAAACAGGGAAAGACGGCATGGTTGAATTAACCATGCCGGATCGTTCCGTTGTTCGTTTGGCATCTGATACCCTGTTTAAGGTGAATCAGGCGCTTTTCCCTAAAGATAAACTGCGCAGGTTTTCTTCCAGGCTTTTTATGGGAAAAATGTGGGCAAAAGTCACCGCTGTATTTAAAGGCAGACGCGGAACCTTTAATACCTCCACCCCTACTGCGGTTGCCGGTGTGCGGGGGACGACCTATAATTTAACAGCAGGTGCAGACAACAGCACTGAAATAAAGGTATATGAGGGCCAAGTGGGTGTCGGTCCGCCGCTGATCGTTGAAGGCGGTCCAAAGGAAGAAATGGCCTGGCCCAGACAGGTATCGGAAGAAAAATGGGATGAAATCATTCTGGGTAAACTGCAAAAGTTATATATAGGTCCGGATGGAAAACCCGGGAAACCGGTATCATTCGATCCTTTGGAAGAAAAAGATGAATGGGTTATGCTGAATCAAGGGCGGGATGCATTGATACGATAG
- a CDS encoding CBS and ACT domain-containing protein, translating into MKINSLMIPDPITITEKASVSDAIELMKANSIRHLPVVSRQKMLKGFLTLADLKQGLIPSMLGDLTLTDLMIKNPITVDPDHDIEIAAQLIYKHKIGGIPVVKKNKLVGIITESDILRAFIDMMGILTASSRIDVVIKDEPGLFSKVLQIINDNGGDIINVGITAQQTSKRIYYFRLSACKTDIIKKALEDSGFQVPDAMD; encoded by the coding sequence ATGAAAATCAATTCTTTAATGATTCCGGACCCGATCACCATTACGGAAAAAGCCTCTGTCAGCGATGCCATTGAGCTGATGAAAGCCAACTCTATTCGACACCTGCCGGTGGTGTCACGCCAAAAGATGCTGAAGGGTTTTTTGACACTGGCTGATTTAAAACAGGGCCTTATTCCTTCAATGCTGGGAGATTTGACCCTAACAGATCTAATGATAAAAAACCCCATAACGGTAGATCCTGATCATGATATAGAAATTGCAGCACAGCTTATTTACAAGCATAAAATAGGCGGTATCCCGGTGGTTAAAAAAAATAAGCTGGTAGGCATCATCACTGAATCGGATATACTTCGGGCGTTTATCGATATGATGGGTATCCTTACCGCCAGTTCCCGTATTGATGTGGTGATAAAAGATGAACCCGGATTATTCAGTAAGGTTTTGCAGATTATCAATGATAACGGCGGGGACATCATTAATGTGGGGATAACAGCTCAACAGACCAGTAAACGAATATATTATTTTAGGCTTTCCGCCTGCAAAACGGATATTATAAAAAAAGCACTGGAAGACAGCGGTTTCCAAGTACCGGACGCCATGGATTGA
- the ahbD gene encoding heme b synthase: MKVTEHKKPPHPHGEKKEATLRLVAWETTRNCNLTCVHCRASATKGPYAGELDTQASFRLLDQIAQVGQPIIILTGGEPLLRPDIFDIARYGTDKGLRMVMAPNGTLITDAYAGKMADSGIKRISISLDGATAESHDRFRGVRGAFKGALNGIKLVKKAGVEFQINTTITKTNLDQIPQIQDLAIKLGAVAHHIFLLVPTGRGKYIVDQEITADEYESTLNWFYDQREKTPLQLKATCAPHYYRILRQRAKKENKSVTFKSHGLDAVTRGCLGGIGFCFISHTGVVQPCGFLDLNCGDVTQNSFAEIWNRSDIFLSLRDFDNLKGKCGTCEYKKVCGGCRARAYEATGDFLAEEPLCNYQPALISERKRAV, encoded by the coding sequence GCCTGGTTGCCTGGGAAACGACACGCAACTGCAACCTGACCTGTGTGCATTGCCGCGCATCGGCAACCAAAGGCCCTTACGCCGGGGAACTTGACACGCAGGCCTCTTTTCGCCTTTTGGATCAGATTGCACAGGTCGGCCAACCGATTATCATCCTTACGGGGGGAGAACCCCTGTTGCGTCCCGATATTTTTGATATCGCCAGATACGGTACTGATAAAGGCCTTCGAATGGTTATGGCGCCGAACGGTACCCTGATAACAGACGCTTATGCCGGGAAAATGGCCGATTCCGGCATCAAAAGAATAAGCATCAGCTTAGACGGTGCGACAGCGGAAAGTCATGACCGCTTCCGTGGGGTCAGGGGCGCTTTTAAAGGTGCTTTAAACGGTATAAAACTGGTAAAAAAAGCGGGGGTTGAATTTCAGATCAATACCACCATTACCAAGACAAATCTGGATCAAATTCCTCAAATTCAGGATCTCGCTATCAAACTCGGCGCTGTTGCCCATCATATTTTTCTCCTGGTGCCTACCGGCAGAGGGAAATATATTGTGGATCAGGAGATTACCGCAGATGAATATGAAAGCACATTGAACTGGTTCTATGATCAGAGGGAAAAAACCCCCCTGCAGCTAAAAGCGACATGTGCGCCGCATTATTACCGGATACTCAGGCAAAGAGCAAAAAAAGAAAATAAATCCGTTACCTTCAAATCACACGGACTTGATGCGGTTACCCGTGGATGCCTGGGGGGTATCGGGTTTTGTTTTATTTCACACACCGGAGTGGTTCAGCCTTGCGGATTTCTGGATTTAAATTGCGGGGATGTGACCCAGAATTCTTTTGCCGAGATATGGAACCGCTCAGATATCTTTTTATCTTTGCGTGATTTTGATAATTTAAAGGGAAAATGCGGTACCTGCGAATATAAAAAAGTCTGTGGTGGATGCAGGGCGAGGGCCTATGAAGCCACCGGCGATTTTTTGGCCGAAGAACCCCTTTGCAATTATCAGCCAGCTTTAATATCTGAGCGCAAAAGAGCAGTCTAG